One Paenibacillus sp. FSL H7-0737 DNA segment encodes these proteins:
- a CDS encoding peptidylprolyl isomerase — MSLNKKKSWKVLLVSLVAAVSFSMLAACGSSADDSKAVATYKGGTITEKEFAMDQKIMKFLSPQQAQYLEIEAFKESILKQEVGFEYLASKATDEAKKQAKKEADSQIADLKKALGDTYKKTLKDADVTEGDIHSYMERVLTVYQDMLLKVTDDQVVKEFEATKGDFTVATLRHVLIGLTDANNKERTSEEALKIAKEVKAKLDGGADFAAIAKEYTDDTSSKETGGEYKDKAVGTYVDEFKKAAQTLPLNTISDPVETSYGYHIIKVESRTDKTFDQLTDEQKEGIKSSIVSKNLEAFMEKDLEGIIESINLPKSSAAADESGTKNSGTEATTAPSASPSATKAAE; from the coding sequence ATGTCGTTAAATAAAAAAAAATCATGGAAAGTACTGCTCGTTTCATTGGTAGCAGCGGTTTCCTTTTCTATGCTAGCAGCATGCGGTAGTAGTGCTGATGATAGCAAGGCAGTTGCGACTTATAAAGGTGGAACAATCACAGAGAAGGAATTTGCTATGGATCAAAAAATCATGAAATTCCTCTCCCCACAGCAAGCGCAATATTTAGAGATTGAGGCGTTTAAGGAATCTATTTTGAAGCAGGAAGTGGGCTTTGAATATTTGGCTTCCAAAGCAACGGATGAAGCGAAGAAGCAGGCGAAGAAAGAGGCTGATAGCCAAATCGCTGACTTGAAGAAAGCTCTGGGCGACACTTATAAGAAAACACTTAAAGACGCAGACGTTACAGAGGGCGATATCCATAGTTATATGGAGCGTGTGCTGACGGTTTATCAGGATATGCTGCTTAAAGTGACAGATGATCAGGTTGTCAAAGAATTTGAAGCTACAAAAGGTGACTTTACGGTAGCGACTTTGCGCCATGTGCTAATCGGTCTGACAGATGCTAACAACAAAGAGCGCACTAGCGAAGAAGCACTGAAAATCGCGAAGGAAGTTAAGGCAAAGCTGGACGGCGGAGCTGATTTTGCAGCAATCGCTAAGGAATACACTGACGATACAAGCTCTAAGGAAACAGGCGGAGAATATAAAGATAAAGCTGTAGGAACGTATGTAGACGAGTTTAAGAAGGCTGCTCAAACCTTGCCTTTGAATACCATTAGTGATCCTGTAGAGACTTCTTATGGTTACCACATTATCAAAGTGGAGTCCCGTACCGACAAAACCTTTGATCAGTTAACGGATGAACAAAAAGAAGGCATTAAGAGCTCCATTGTGTCCAAGAACCTAGAAGCGTTCATGGAGAAAGATCTGGAAGGCATTATTGAGAGCATCAATCTGCCGAAGAGCTCTGCTGCCGCAGATGAATCCGGAACAAAAAATAGCGGAACAGAAGCCACTACAGCGCCAAGCGCATCCCCAAGTGCTACAAAAGCTGCTGAATAA
- the spoVT gene encoding stage V sporulation protein T, which translates to MKATGIVRRIDDLGRVVIPKEIRRTLRIREGDPLEIFVDRDGEVILKKYSPIGELGDFAKEYAESLFEGTGHITMIADRDTFIALAGGSKKDYLEKQVGILLEKVMDSRKTVLETNEGSYEIAKDHPDLVSSYVASPIISGGDPIGCVVMVSKDDSAKMSSMEVKMAETAAAFLGKQMEQ; encoded by the coding sequence ATGAAAGCTACTGGAATTGTTCGGCGTATTGATGATCTCGGACGAGTGGTTATTCCCAAAGAAATTAGACGTACTCTACGGATTAGAGAAGGCGACCCACTGGAAATTTTCGTCGATCGGGACGGTGAAGTCATACTCAAGAAATATTCCCCGATTGGCGAGCTTGGTGACTTTGCAAAAGAGTACGCGGAGTCCTTGTTCGAAGGTACTGGGCATATTACGATGATTGCTGATCGTGATACCTTTATTGCACTGGCTGGTGGCTCCAAGAAAGACTATTTGGAAAAACAAGTAGGAATTCTTTTGGAGAAGGTCATGGATAGTCGTAAGACTGTACTGGAAACCAACGAAGGCAGTTATGAAATCGCTAAAGATCATCCGGATTTGGTGTCCTCATATGTAGCCTCACCGATCATTTCCGGTGGAGATCCTATTGGTTGTGTAGTGATGGTAAGTAAGGATGATTCAGCGAAAATGTCGTCAATGGAAGTGAAAATGGCCGAAACCGCCGCCGCATTCCTTGGCAAGCAAATGGAGCAATAG
- a CDS encoding putative polysaccharide biosynthesis protein: MKSNSQTSRLLQGAFILSAAAIISKLIGTLQKIPLQNLGGDAVFGIYNTVYPLYTMLLTVAMLGLPAAISKFVAEASAGRRDDEGRRILRLSAVITAISGLVIGAITYAGAPIIAGWVGNSHVMPALRASAWGLAVVPIMSALRGYFQGLHNMVPTAVSQIVEQSVRVTVMIVLLLYLTSLGAGAESIAAGALLGSAGGGAAGLVIMLLFLRRHRRVLRQGSPLDAAASVESQGLKLPNADNEGRSNQRIMGVKAGALLAYGIPVMLGALAMPLIGLVDVFTVPRLLSSVGSEVEAMTQFGVYNRGLPLVQIVTMIATSLSVVFIPALAEAKYKGDMKLIENRCSLSLRWFWLLGLAASAGLAVLAEPINMALYGDTAGSSTMTWLALTAVGGTVSIISAALLQGLGYVRAPALHLLAAALLKAALNLLLVPQQGITGAAIAGVAAHSFAAALNVLLLYRQGHLRLRLADALARPALLTAGLALAAAATSWGVDAAATAAGIGGGRTASLAQSLLGVLAGCAVFAVGAIVLRLLSESELRQLPGFGPSLADKLKKLRLFP, from the coding sequence ATGAAATCGAACTCACAAACATCACGATTGCTGCAAGGGGCATTTATTCTAAGTGCAGCAGCGATTATTTCAAAGCTTATAGGTACACTCCAAAAAATCCCGCTGCAAAATCTAGGCGGAGATGCGGTATTTGGTATATACAACACGGTTTATCCTTTGTACACGATGTTGTTGACGGTAGCGATGCTGGGTCTGCCAGCGGCCATATCCAAATTTGTCGCTGAAGCCTCTGCAGGAAGGCGGGATGACGAGGGTCGGCGGATTCTGCGGTTATCTGCGGTTATAACAGCCATAAGCGGTTTGGTTATCGGAGCAATCACCTATGCAGGTGCGCCGATTATAGCTGGGTGGGTCGGCAACTCGCATGTGATGCCCGCTTTGCGGGCAAGTGCGTGGGGACTTGCGGTTGTTCCAATCATGTCAGCTCTTCGGGGTTACTTTCAGGGTCTTCATAATATGGTTCCGACGGCTGTGTCACAAATTGTAGAGCAGTCTGTACGTGTTACAGTAATGATTGTACTGCTCTTATATCTGACCTCACTGGGTGCAGGAGCTGAGAGCATTGCTGCTGGCGCATTGCTTGGTTCAGCCGGGGGAGGGGCAGCAGGGCTTGTGATTATGCTGCTATTTTTGCGACGTCATCGGCGGGTGTTAAGACAAGGGTCCCCTTTAGATGCTGCCGCTTCTGTCGAAAGTCAGGGTTTAAAGCTGCCCAATGCAGATAATGAGGGGCGTTCGAATCAACGGATTATGGGCGTTAAAGCAGGGGCCTTGCTGGCTTATGGAATTCCCGTGATGCTTGGTGCGCTGGCAATGCCTCTTATCGGTCTTGTAGATGTATTCACTGTACCTCGCTTGCTATCCTCTGTAGGAAGCGAAGTGGAGGCAATGACACAGTTTGGTGTATACAATCGTGGTTTGCCACTAGTGCAGATTGTAACGATGATTGCCACTTCTTTGTCTGTTGTGTTCATACCAGCCTTAGCAGAGGCGAAGTATAAGGGAGATATGAAGCTGATCGAGAACCGTTGCAGCTTGTCGCTGCGTTGGTTCTGGCTGCTAGGGCTGGCAGCGTCAGCGGGCCTTGCAGTGCTTGCTGAGCCGATTAATATGGCTCTTTATGGCGACACCGCCGGCAGCAGCACTATGACTTGGCTGGCCTTAACCGCTGTTGGCGGTACGGTCAGCATCATCTCGGCTGCACTCCTGCAGGGCCTCGGCTACGTGCGCGCCCCGGCCCTGCACCTTTTGGCCGCCGCGCTGCTCAAGGCGGCCCTGAACCTGCTGCTGGTTCCGCAGCAGGGCATTACCGGCGCAGCCATCGCTGGCGTGGCTGCGCATTCGTTCGCAGCAGCGCTCAACGTGCTGCTGCTGTACCGCCAGGGCCATCTGCGGCTTCGCCTCGCAGATGCCCTGGCACGGCCCGCGCTGCTCACAGCGGGCCTGGCTCTTGCCGCCGCAGCCACCAGCTGGGGCGTGGACGCTGCGGCTACGGCCGCTGGCATCGGCGGCGGGCGCACTGCCAGCTTGGCGCAGAGCCTGCTCGGGGTGCTCGCAGGCTGTGCTGTCTTTGCCGTAGGGGCTATAGTCCTTCGGCTCCTTAGCGAGAGCGAGCTTCGCCAGCTTCCAGGCTTCGGCCCGTCTCTGGCGGACAAGCTGAAGAAGCTGCGCTTATTCCCTTAA
- the mazG gene encoding nucleoside triphosphate pyrophosphohydrolase — MSATLTVVGLGSGNPDRLTLGIIKKLKAASVVYVRTKEHPVMAALSELEITSQSFDGLYESLSSFPEVYAAITSKLIEEAQAAADGTDIVYAVPGHPMVAESAVSQLRERCPEEGIELQILGGESFLDEAFVRLGFDPIEGFQLLDASGIRSAQLQPELHTLIGQVYDSFTASETKLCLMELYPPEYEVVVGHALGVENEESIVRVPLYELDRLDGYGNLSLVYVPANRDENLRNRTFARLHEIVDILRSPEGCPWDREQTHESLRKNLIEETYEVLETIDEDDPDHMKEELGDLLLQIMLHSQMEEELGTFNVYDVIEGLNDKLIFRHPHVFGDTNANDAEEALKNWEGMKAEEKRRKGVKPEELSVLSGVPRDLPALMKAYKLQKKASKVGFDWDNATDCIAKIREEIDELQEAIDTDAATDDQILELGDLLFAVTNVARFIGADPEEALTRTNRKFVRRFQYIEQSLQRKGTSVKDSSLEEMEELWQEAKAEERKV; from the coding sequence ATGAGTGCAACATTAACGGTCGTCGGTCTGGGTTCAGGCAACCCTGATCGATTGACGCTAGGAATTATAAAGAAGCTGAAGGCAGCATCCGTTGTCTATGTCCGCACAAAAGAGCATCCAGTCATGGCTGCCCTCTCCGAGCTTGAAATAACTTCACAGTCCTTTGATGGATTGTATGAATCTTTATCCTCGTTTCCAGAGGTGTATGCAGCGATTACTTCAAAACTGATTGAAGAGGCACAAGCAGCAGCAGACGGTACAGATATTGTTTACGCGGTTCCGGGTCATCCTATGGTTGCGGAATCAGCGGTTTCGCAGCTGCGCGAGCGGTGTCCTGAGGAAGGCATTGAACTGCAAATATTGGGTGGGGAGAGCTTTCTCGACGAGGCGTTTGTTCGACTGGGGTTTGACCCCATTGAAGGGTTTCAGTTACTAGATGCTTCAGGCATTCGCAGTGCTCAGCTTCAGCCTGAACTACATACTCTGATTGGTCAGGTGTACGATAGCTTTACAGCCTCGGAGACAAAATTATGTTTGATGGAGCTGTACCCGCCTGAATATGAAGTTGTTGTGGGGCATGCACTCGGTGTCGAGAACGAAGAAAGTATTGTAAGAGTCCCACTGTACGAACTGGATCGACTCGACGGTTATGGCAACCTGTCGTTAGTTTATGTACCTGCCAATCGTGACGAGAATCTAAGAAATCGTACCTTTGCCCGTCTGCATGAGATTGTCGATATTCTTCGAAGCCCGGAAGGTTGTCCATGGGATCGGGAGCAGACACATGAATCCCTGCGCAAAAATTTAATCGAAGAAACCTATGAAGTCCTTGAAACGATTGATGAGGATGACCCCGATCATATGAAAGAGGAGCTGGGCGACCTTTTGCTGCAAATTATGCTTCACTCTCAAATGGAGGAGGAGCTTGGCACGTTTAACGTGTATGACGTCATTGAAGGGCTGAATGATAAGCTTATCTTCCGTCACCCTCACGTATTTGGGGATACCAATGCGAATGATGCCGAAGAAGCGCTGAAGAACTGGGAGGGCATGAAGGCAGAAGAGAAGCGGCGTAAAGGTGTGAAGCCAGAGGAATTATCCGTTCTTAGTGGTGTTCCGCGTGACCTACCTGCTCTTATGAAGGCATACAAGCTTCAGAAAAAAGCATCCAAGGTGGGGTTTGACTGGGACAACGCTACGGATTGCATAGCCAAGATTCGTGAGGAGATTGATGAGCTGCAGGAGGCGATTGACACAGATGCGGCGACAGATGATCAAATTCTGGAACTTGGGGATTTGTTGTTTGCAGTTACGAATGTCGCTCGTTTTATCGGTGCAGATCCGGAAGAGGCATTAACCCGGACTAACCGTAAATTTGTGCGCCGGTTTCAATATATTGAGCAAAGCTTGCAGCGCAAGGGAACGAGCGTAAAGGATAGTAGTTTGGAAGAGATGGAAGAACTATGGCAAGAGGCTAAGGCTGAGGAGCGAAAAGTCTAG
- a CDS encoding HU family DNA-binding protein encodes MNKTDLVNNISEKNGLAKKDVEAVLNGFLGEITEALAKGDKVQLIGFGTFETRKRAGRTGRNPQTGTTIEIPESTVPAFKAGNKLKEAVN; translated from the coding sequence ATGAACAAGACAGATTTGGTAAACAACATTTCCGAGAAAAACGGATTGGCAAAAAAAGATGTAGAAGCAGTATTGAACGGATTCTTGGGTGAGATTACAGAAGCTTTGGCAAAAGGTGATAAAGTCCAACTGATCGGTTTCGGAACTTTTGAAACTCGCAAACGTGCAGGACGCACTGGTCGCAACCCGCAAACGGGCACTACGATTGAAATTCCAGAATCGACTGTACCGGCTTTCAAAGCTGGTAACAAGCTTAAAGAAGCCGTTAACTAA
- a CDS encoding RNA-binding S4 domain-containing protein yields MRLDKFLKVSRLIKRRTVAKDVSEQGRVLINGRESKPSSAVKIGDEITVQFGQKLVTVKVEKLVETTRKDEAAGMYTLVREEPVAKSSGLDW; encoded by the coding sequence ATGCGTCTTGACAAATTCCTGAAAGTGTCCCGTTTAATTAAGCGCCGAACAGTGGCCAAGGATGTGTCCGAACAAGGCCGGGTACTGATTAACGGGCGGGAATCTAAACCTAGTAGTGCAGTTAAGATCGGTGACGAGATTACTGTACAATTTGGACAAAAGCTTGTAACGGTCAAAGTAGAAAAGCTGGTCGAAACGACTCGCAAGGACGAGGCCGCTGGTATGTATACTCTAGTTCGGGAAGAGCCTGTTGCCAAAAGCAGCGGACTGGACTGGTAA
- the yabP gene encoding sporulation protein YabP, producing the protein MIEPGKVNKQHDLHMRSRKQLELTGVQNVESFDSEEFLLRTELGHLTIRGNHLHIKNLSLENGMLSLEGNVHSLIYLDPGSQGKNKGLLGKLFK; encoded by the coding sequence ATGATCGAGCCAGGAAAGGTAAACAAACAGCATGATCTGCACATGCGCAGTCGGAAGCAGCTGGAGTTGACGGGCGTGCAAAATGTGGAGAGCTTCGACAGCGAGGAATTTTTGCTTCGTACAGAACTCGGCCATCTCACCATTCGCGGGAATCATTTACATATCAAAAATTTAAGTCTGGAGAACGGAATGTTGTCCCTAGAGGGCAATGTACATTCCCTGATTTATCTCGATCCCGGATCGCAGGGCAAAAATAAAGGTCTGCTCGGTAAGCTATTTAAATGA
- the yabQ gene encoding spore cortex biosynthesis protein YabQ, with product MNPAVQWVTLFYMIMAGLAMGLAYDSYRVLSLKFNFPKWLNAMLDLLYWLWAALLVFRMLYAGNQGQLRFYVFLGLFLGVWIYFLIFSVTVRRFVLRLIQSVQYMCRLLWRLVEILIGTPLLWLWRFILGLLKLLGRILRFIFKLLLRLTKPIWVLPVRWISPQLSRLTHSAWIVRITEWITKWRKR from the coding sequence ATGAATCCTGCAGTCCAGTGGGTGACGCTGTTCTACATGATCATGGCCGGGCTGGCAATGGGACTGGCCTATGACAGCTACCGGGTGCTGTCGCTGAAGTTCAATTTTCCCAAATGGCTGAATGCCATGCTAGATCTACTGTATTGGCTTTGGGCCGCCTTGCTCGTTTTTCGTATGCTGTATGCCGGAAATCAAGGACAATTGCGGTTTTATGTCTTTCTAGGTTTGTTTCTAGGAGTATGGATCTATTTTTTAATCTTCAGTGTTACGGTGCGGCGTTTTGTGTTAAGGTTAATTCAATCGGTTCAGTATATGTGCAGGTTGCTGTGGAGACTTGTGGAGATCCTGATAGGTACACCTCTTCTCTGGCTTTGGCGATTTATTTTAGGGCTGCTAAAGCTACTAGGTCGTATTCTGCGGTTCATCTTTAAGCTTCTGCTGCGTCTGACCAAACCAATTTGGGTATTACCTGTTAGGTGGATCTCTCCACAGTTATCGCGGCTGACACATAGCGCCTGGATTGTGAGGATCACTGAATGGATTACCAAATGGCGGAAACGCTGA
- a CDS encoding FtsB family cell division protein, with product MNRFTAEEKSNHSKNSAAGAKRRRFMWIVFVAVFFGWAGYTYFAQSAVIADKGEELAKKQETSEDVMASLTQLKYELSRLNDDEYIGQLARKWYNIYPQGETPIRTEQSEQ from the coding sequence ATGAACAGATTTACTGCGGAAGAGAAAAGTAATCATAGCAAAAATTCGGCCGCAGGCGCGAAGAGAAGAAGATTTATGTGGATTGTCTTTGTGGCAGTATTTTTTGGTTGGGCGGGTTATACTTACTTCGCTCAAAGTGCGGTCATTGCGGACAAGGGTGAGGAACTTGCAAAGAAACAGGAGACTAGTGAGGATGTCATGGCATCTTTAACTCAATTAAAATATGAATTATCCAGACTTAATGATGACGAGTATATTGGCCAATTAGCACGTAAATGGTACAATATCTATCCTCAAGGGGAAACTCCTATTCGAACAGAGCAATCAGAGCAATAA
- a CDS encoding S1 domain-containing RNA-binding protein, with protein MAIEVGTKLEGKVTGITHFGAFVDLSGGVTGLVHISEIADNYVKDVNDHLKISDVVTVKVINVDKDGKIGLSIKQAVDKPASEVRPPRAPRPERPSGGDRFGGGGGSGGGGGGFNRERGGRPFKPAAGKPSFEDKMSRFLKDSEERISSIKKNTEGKRGGRGAKRV; from the coding sequence ATGGCAATTGAAGTGGGCACCAAGTTAGAAGGCAAAGTGACAGGCATCACGCATTTCGGAGCATTTGTGGATCTGTCAGGAGGTGTCACAGGTCTCGTTCACATCTCGGAAATCGCCGATAATTATGTCAAGGATGTTAACGATCATCTGAAGATTAGTGATGTAGTAACAGTCAAGGTGATCAACGTCGATAAGGACGGCAAGATCGGACTTTCCATTAAGCAGGCTGTTGACAAGCCAGCATCGGAAGTACGTCCGCCTAGAGCTCCAAGACCAGAACGTCCTAGCGGCGGAGACCGTTTCGGCGGTGGAGGCGGCAGTGGTGGAGGCGGCGGTGGATTCAATCGTGAACGGGGTGGGCGTCCATTTAAGCCTGCAGCCGGTAAACCTTCATTCGAGGATAAAATGTCGCGATTCCTGAAAGACAGCGAAGAACGGATATCTTCGATTAAGAAGAACACAGAAGGAAAGCGCGGAGGCCGTGGAGCTAAACGCGTATAA